Proteins encoded within one genomic window of Oceaniferula marina:
- a CDS encoding prepilin-type N-terminal cleavage/methylation domain-containing protein, whose amino-acid sequence MKRTGKQVKGFTLVELLVVIAIIAALAVLAAPQIVKALVKAKVVTATNVCTSLEMAVDRFENEYSYLPYAGADAPNGDMEIEGGDNDKVTNDEFMAVLAGLDEDLNPKQMEFFNLGEPKGSNEDNYRDGMNIDKTNGVAQLFDAWGERYYFSLDYDLDGEIEHPFKTGDEYVRGKKVLIFSTGPDGPEQGVPAKGASPKVLKLIPSNFLK is encoded by the coding sequence ATGAAAAGAACCGGAAAACAAGTCAAAGGCTTCACTCTTGTCGAACTCTTGGTGGTGATTGCCATTATTGCAGCCCTCGCGGTGTTGGCCGCTCCCCAGATTGTCAAAGCTCTGGTAAAAGCCAAGGTGGTGACGGCTACCAATGTATGCACATCGCTCGAAATGGCGGTGGACCGTTTTGAGAATGAATATTCTTACCTGCCATACGCAGGAGCGGATGCTCCGAACGGTGACATGGAAATCGAAGGTGGGGATAACGACAAGGTGACCAACGATGAATTTATGGCGGTTCTGGCAGGCTTGGACGAAGATTTGAACCCAAAGCAAATGGAGTTTTTCAATTTGGGTGAGCCGAAAGGTTCCAATGAGGATAATTACCGGGACGGTATGAATATCGATAAAACCAACGGTGTTGCCCAATTATTTGATGCCTGGGGAGAGCGCTATTATTTTTCCTTGGACTATGATCTCGATGGTGAAATCGAGCATCCCTTCAAAACGGGTGATGAATATGTGCGGGGTAAGAAGGTGTTGATCTTCAGCACAGGTCCTGACGGTCCCGAGCAGGGGGTTCCGGC